AGTAACAGAGTTAGAAATGCTGTCTCGTTTCTCGGGAGATCAGTGAAATCAATTTACTATTTTGAGTTAATCTCTTTGTCCTTGGCCTTTGCCATCCCAGTCTTTCCAAGAACTCCTCTATTAACCTGAAAATGAACGATTAAAGGGCATCGGACATCAGAGTAAGGACATGTTAAAAATAGATAAAGGCACATGTTAAAAATAGATGAAGGCTTCAAGTTATACTCACATGCTGCAAATAGCCTTCTGTGAGGCAGCCAGCTCTCTATCTGGAAAGCTCTCCTCCAAGCGATAACTCAACCAAACATACAGATCCAAAACCTTCCATTATGACAAACAGTGAATTTCGCAAAAAATAGCTAATGAGTATATTCAATTTGAAATACTACCCAGTGATTAACTACGTAAATTGATCAGCGAATAACAGTAAACACATTTAGCTACCATCTTTGAAATGCAGTGGATGCCAATCCAAAAGTACAAAATATGCTTGTGCTTCCTTCTCAAGAGCAAAGAAATTTAGATAAATCAGTTGATCCAAAAAAATCGGCACTAAGTAACATTAGTTACAGCAGTCTAAATGCAAACATCAAAAAACAAGTTTGCACCAAGATAATATCTATGTTAGACCAGTAATAGGAAGCAAGTGATTTTATAAATTAACAGGAAGACCACCATACTCCCGACTTCTGTTCCAAGTGTTATGACTTTGTTTATGCGTTGGATAGAACATGGCAAGAAATGGATCATATGAACAAAAGGTTTGGTCAAATTCATCGAACAACATAACATATAAGAAGCTTGTCTCCAAGAAGTTCTCAAGGAGTTGAGGAATAAAATGAAACTTTGACACACCTCAACACAGTTTACATACTCGGAAAATAAATTATAGTTATAAACTAGAGTGaattttttcccccaaattttgAGAATGAGGGACTCTCATGCTCATGAAAATTCGTGACCTACAATAATTATGCACAAAAACTAGAAAACATCATAGAATGGAAGAAGATGCTAAGATGAAGTTACAAGAATTCCTACACTACCATTGCACAAAAGGACTTTACAGCTGAGCACAATAAATATGAGTCAATCCATTGGCTTAACCTCAATCCCTACTACTTAGGGTCAGctacatgaatccatatccattCCACTTTATTGGGGCCCATTTCATCCAATTCTTGTTACAATTTGTCTTCTGAAGCAAATTAAGGTTTCACTAAGATAGTTGAGCACAGTAGGTGCAATTATTGTAATCACTAAGGTAAGCAACCAAAATGCTTTCATAAGCATGAAACATCATATGTTACAGAGAATATGAATtcaaaaatcattctaaaaacTTGAACTGCTTAACAGGTGTGGACAAAGTGTTATATAACAAATATGACATACTAACCTTGTGAATTGATTCAAGCTCCTTAAGTGCAGTATGAGATTTTGGCACCTTAAGTGCCCCAGGAGTAAATATTTCTCGCAGCCGTACCAAGCCATTTTTAGAATAATTTGTCGCGAACTGATGCATCAGAGCAGTGATCATATAAATTCCTCATTCAAAACAGCCATCCTTGAAATGCTAAAGAAGGTAAAAATCATCTTACTTGAGTGAGGCCTTGAGATGAAATGTCATCATCCATGTCAACCGGACTACATATGACAAATGGAAATGAGTCAATGCCATAAGcgttttttcctttctaaattATGGTTCTGCTCACGTGCCTAAAATGTTCCCTGTTACTATTGTCAAGCtacaaaaaattttaaaaaaatgtcacaGCTTTCACTTATCTTCTCTGTAAGAGCCAAACAAGTTACCTTATACAGAAGAGGTATTTATCGTGCAAACTGAGAGGTAGTGTATCAATAAGAGCAGCAACTTTCTATTCCCGTAGGTACAGTACAATcaaccaaaaggaaaaaaattatccaacacggaaaaaataaaatgaaaaactgGAAGGACAGAATACaatgtaaaaattaaattaaacagTCTGCTACTAAGAGgaaagaaaacaaattgaaCAAGAATACCATACCAACATTTCTTCACAATTAGCAATGAAATAATGTTCTGATAACTTGGCATTGTCCAGAAAATGCTCCTGTAAGGAAAAAGGCAGAGTAGCTCAGAGCACTCTACTTGCAATCTCGCAGAAAGCAAAAAGGGAACAAACCACTGTGCAACAGTTTCGGTGGCAAAAGCCATTGTATTAGAACACATTTATTAACATTTTATTTTTGGCCCTTCCAATTTTCTAGTAATGACATATAAAGAAGACCGAAACGTACGCGAGGATAGAGGTCCTTTTCAAGTTATAAGTAGATGATTATTGTAAAACTAGAGTATGAGAATATATTTCGGAGGAATCTGAGCTGGTAACTCACCAGTATCTCATGTAGTCCATGCTTTGGATGTAGACGAGAATACATGTATAAAAGGTCGAAGTTTGGAAAGAGGCCAGCTCGCTGCATTGTAAATTTATTGCTCTTGATTAGTACATCCCATTAAAGTTGAAAGCATTCTAAGGAATTGATCTTGTAGGGAAGACTGCCTCTACCATAAAACGATAACAAAAGCAAGGATAATATTCCAGGATCTAGGATGGCACTAATTCAGCCGTAATTCAATCACCTCAAGTACAGGAGATGGAGCATCCAGTGAGGAATGAAGTAATGGCAGATCATCTGCTTCCAAGCAAGTTACTTCACCAACAGAAAATTTGGATTTGTACCTGCCTGCTCTTCCTACAAGAAAGATTAATCACCAAAATAATCATTTCGCAGAACATTGATACTTGATATGCATAAGTACATAAGTTCTGGATGACGTTCAACAGAGCTCCTGAAATCCTTCAAAGTGTCCAAATTTAGATTTGAAGTTCACTCGGTTCAGAAGTTGGGCATTTAGTAAAGCTGCTAACGCGGCTATTCAAAAAGCCCAGAATCCAAGACACCAAAGATCTTTTGGAAACTCTTCCGAACAGATTTTTCCGTCAGTAATATGAAGTTTAGAATGGAGAAAagcagaagaaaaaaattaagaaaatttccGTTGAGATTATATCTTTTCTGGACACACAATATTGTTCTGTTCCAAAACTGAAGTTTATCAAAAGGGTCACCTCTTGTTAACCCAATACAACGAAGTAAGGTTGACTGGTGGTTTCGGATTCCATAGAGAATACTTCCCTTAAGCCTCTGGTATCAGCCACAGCTCGTACCCATTCAGTAACTCTACCCCTTCTTCATTCTTAAACTTGTCAACTGAGTAGCTTTTGAGAAATTTTGACTAGtctaatataatttttttcaagattttcaCTCAAAAATATTCGACCAAAAACTATTTAAAACGATTCTGGCAATGGAGTTCTTGCAATGTACGTCCAGAGAACACACTACCAAATACCAATACCCCATACACAGTCCTGGAGAGGAGGAAAGTAAGGAGGAGAAACAAGACGCACATAATTATGTTCTTCATTCAGCAAAAAGCTGTACAAGAAAAGGAATATAGATGAGGTAGAATCACATTTTGGGATATTAATTGGCAAAGTGGATCTGAATAATTTGTGCAGGGGACCTCTATCATGCTTCAATATTCCTCATACGATATAGCATTTTACTACATTACAATGACTCAGAAGCTTCAGATAGAAAATGagccccgcccccccccccccccccggggggaaACCCCAACatccatcctttttcttttccatttatgttattgttttcattttattcattacATGGTGTCCATTCATACAAAATTATCTCCTATAGTTTACATATTACAAGAACGGAAAGTGCTGATTTACAAATGTATCTCCTATAATTTGTATATTAGAAGGAAGGAGGTTAAGATGTGTCCAATCACAACATTAAGCTCCCTACACCTCACGTATAACAGAGTCACTGCTTTCTTATAAGAAACAGTATATAGAGAAGTACTAAACCATTTTCAACCCCAAGCAACAATATTAAAAGGAAAACGATGATGCTGCATTCCTGCAAATTAACATACCTGCTATCTGCTTTATCTCTGGTACAGTGAGGTCCCGAATTTCAACACCATCAAATTTCCTTAATGTTGAAAATATAATTCTAGAAATGTTAAGGTTGAGACCCATCCCAATAGCATCACTCGCTACAAGAACATCAGAGTCGCTGCTTGCATCATTGAACATTGTTGCCTGCAATCTTAAAGAATGTATTTACTAGCTAATTTGCCAGCATGATAATAGACAACAAAACAGATTGTAATTTAGGCAAATCATCACAGATGGAATGCCGTTAAAGCTGTAATATAAACTAGGTCTCGTCATAGCACACTGAaggacaaaaataaaatataaaaaagaggaAGATAGCTCATGTGCAAAATGAATAAGTCTAACCAGATGATAGGAAGGCCATAAAGAAAGCCTCTACTAAGATGATAATGTTTATAAAATGAGTTATCCTCAGCCTGAACAAGAATGGATTATTAACCAAGAAACGATTGCAGGAAACATCAACTGTGAGAATACTCAACAGGTGATTGGACAAGGGCCAATCTTAACTACAATATACACAATAGAAAGGATCAGAAGTAAACCTGTCTAGTTCGAGTCTCTGGCGGCAATGAACCATAAACAACTGAACAACGATGCTTTCCTCCAGCTTCAATTTGCTTCTGTTAAAATCAAGATAAGCAGAACTTTATAATCCAAATTTCAGTTATCTTTTGAGAATATCAGGACAAGAAGTTCAATGGCTATAACAAAATCTAAAATTTGATCAGTGGGATTATACGAAGCAGAACTAGATTTAACTCATAACAGAACTTCATCAATTGAATGCCAATTGATTTCAACTTGCTCCTATCAGGATATACATTCCACATGCCAATTTATGGAATCCCCTACCCAGTTGTGCTGTGATTATGACTTGCTAAGCCAATGACTCCAGTAATTAAAATTCACTTGATCTCAACTTCTCCTATCAGTTTAAACTTGATATGCACCAAGTTAGAAAGAAACAGCATCAGATTATGACTTATCAATCGCTCTACTAATTTAATATCTCACCTGATTTCAACTACTTATATCAGTATATGCATGCTATACAACAAGTTAACCACTTAAGGTATTTTCCTATAATATGTGTCACTCTTTCTTCCTTTACAGCGCCCTGGGCGGCTGTGACATTAATGCGTAAGGTTGTTCCTCACCTTCATCCTGTATATTTCTGCACGCGAAAAGGTGACAACGCAATCGCCAGTCCGTATATTGGAGAAAGATCCCAAAGGAACCCTTAATGGGACAAGAGGTGAGAGCCTCTCATAGTACTGAATCTGGCAGCAAACGGAAGCAAGGAAATCTCATTATTTCTagcagacaaaaaaaaaaaaaagaacataaacTTACTATCACAAATAAACTAGGAAGCAATGAAAAAGTAGGTTGGAGTATCAAACTGATATTAAAAAGTCCATCCCCTAAAAGGAAGATATGCATTCTCCAATCACGAGGATGACAATAGAAACATAATCTGAAAGATCTTATCAGTAGGATTCGATCTCAGCTATAAGAAATCATGGCTGAGAGGACCTTTTGAGGTCTAAAGCCAATTAAAGGAAGCAAGACAAGGTCCACGGCATGTAGCACTAAAAGACCTCTGAACCATCCAATCTAGTTATACTCTACCCAAAGCAGTCATCTCGCGACTCCGTTTGGTTGGGTAAAAGCAGAGGAAGTACAAGACAGGAAGTAAAAGAGAAGGGTAAGGGGCTATGTTAAAAGATAAAAGAGGAGGCAAAATAAAAGTACTGGGGTACTACTCTTCCATGACAGAAAGGAGGAAGTAAATGTCATTTCCAGCTATAGATCAGCAATTCCCTCTCCCCTTTCCTTGCCCATTTCTCAACAAACCACAGAGTAAAGAACAAGATAAGCTATCTCTACCTCCTAGGCATAATTAATGTACAATTACTTCAAGTTAGATATGATGCTTTCAACTAAACTTCAAGTATCTCACACATGTAGGATGACCTAAtaaacttttttctttcctttttttttttttttttttttttttgaataagaaaacttttttctttcctttggcaatTAACTAAGTAAGTTAAGTCTCATGCAAACAGGCCCAAAGCGCATTAAACGTACACATCAAGTTCAATAAATATCATATAAGACTATCAAATAAAAGGGGAACTTCATAGGAAATTCGTTTTTCAGCCTCAACTATGTTGCTCAAGATACTTTTTTTATGAGACATATGTTGTTCAagataaacttttttttatgaAGTAACTGGTTTCATTTCTGGCATCAAGGAGATGCAAAATAGTTTGCTGATTCAAGATATTTATTTACCGTAGTGGCCTATAGATGAGTATCTTCTTTGGAATCATTAAGGGCTACTGTAAGGACTCAAAATTTGACTATGCAGCAACTTAGCCCCAGCTTTCCTTATCCCTGAACAGATTTGAAGAAGGTATCTTCAATCACATTCTAAAAAGCTACAAGCATGTAAGATATTTCTAGAAAAAACATTGAAATGGTCAGATTGCGCAgttctaatatttttcaaatttattctGCCCACCTATTATGGAGGTAGTAACTTTTGGTAAGCAACTCTTCTAGAGGGAGGGTCATGGATAGACAACTAAATACAGGCCAATAAAGGAGATTTCACATCATAATTAAATACAACATTCAAAGAGTTCACAACTATTTGAAAAACCGAGATTCAAACACAAACCACCTAGATTTTGTTTAAACAACAGAGAAGAAAAGCTCAGTACCTTGACGGTGTCTCCAGTCACTTTGAGGATTTCCTGGACAAGAGGAACAGCTGCTGCATCTCCACACAGATGCAACTCGTTAGCAGCTAATCCCAGTAAGGCACGTGTAAATGAAAAACCCCTTGACCTACACCCTATCATCTGAACAAAGTTGATGTCATACACGGTCAATTACCAAGGATACAAGAAACGGTAGCAAACCAAACTGGATAACTGTATAACCCATTAATAGGCATTAGCAATGAAAACACAATTTATTACAAGACTGAAGGCCAATATTACACCAGCTTGCTTGGGATTGAGGCGAAGTAGTTGATTGAAGGCCAATATTAAGTCAAAATTTACCATTTTCCTGTGCAACCAAATTTGAACTTCCTGAGAAACTAGAAAGGCTTCATAGCGTGATGGAGATCTAGCAAAGGAGGAGAAACAATGGGGGGTCTCTTCCTGATTTCACTTCATGACATtctcattctctctctctctttcacacacacacgcacacgcACACTTTGAGCAAATGAGATAGATTGACTTAACCTTTTCGTTGCACGTGAAGTATTAGAAGAAGACACTATTATCTAATAGGGTTAGGAGGTAAGTCTGTATCACAAAGCTCTACTACTTGCAAGTTTCTGGCCTCACGAAAACCATTCAAGGTGCATTCATGTAGTGATTCCAGGGCCCAATTACCCACTTTGGTGACAGGAATTTTGTTGCCTTAGTAATTGGCGAAGAATGTACCAGCTACTAAGGCTGACTGAGAAACTAAAGTGAACTGGAGGTTTTAGCAGTTGACTTCTCCAAAGGCATTCCACCAAAGCATGTGATGTGCCCTCTTTGTTTGTCTATTATCAGAAAGGATATGACCCATAGATTCTCTGTCAATGGTTCATCTTTTCTTACCAAAtgaccccaccccccac
This portion of the Lycium ferocissimum isolate CSIRO_LF1 chromosome 1, AGI_CSIRO_Lferr_CH_V1, whole genome shotgun sequence genome encodes:
- the LOC132047003 gene encoding ATP-dependent RNA helicase SUV3, mitochondrial isoform X3; the encoded protein is MENEASFGICDCLRQFSSSTAARKVDFTDLTHPHTWYPQARKKNRNVFLHVGPTNSGKTYYALKQLESSSSGAYCGPLRLLAWEVAKRLNKSNVPCDLITGQEREEVEGARHKSVTVEMADVASDYDCAIIDEIQMIGCRSRGFSFTRALLGLAANELHLCGDAAAVPLVQEILKVTGDTVKIQYYERLSPLVPLRVPLGSFSNIRTGDCVVTFSRAEIYRMKKQIEAGGKHRCSVVYGSLPPETRTRQATMFNDASSDSDVLVASDAIGMGLNLNISRIIFSTLRKFDGVEIRDLTVPEIKQIAGRAGRYKSKFSVGEVTCLEADDLPLLHSSLDAPSPVLERAGLFPNFDLLYMYSRLHPKHGLHEILEHFLDNAKLSEHYFIANCEEMLKVAALIDTLPLSLHDKYLFCISPVDMDDDISSQGLTQFATNYSKNGLVRLREIFTPGALKVPKSHTALKELESIHKVLDLYVWLSYRLEESFPDRELAASQKAICSMLIEEFLERLGWQRPRTKRLTQNSKLISLISRETRQHF
- the LOC132047003 gene encoding ATP-dependent RNA helicase SUV3, mitochondrial isoform X1, translated to MASLLFRRKLSPVSISRKCLSYGGVEYYLLPWNMENEASFGICDCLRQFSSSTAARKVDFTDLTHPHTWYPQARKKNRNVFLHVGPTNSGKTYYALKQLESSSSGAYCGPLRLLAWEVAKRLNKSNVPCDLITGQEREEVEGARHKSVTVEMADVASDYDCAIIDEIQMIGCRSRGFSFTRALLGLAANELHLCGDAAAVPLVQEILKVTGDTVKIQYYERLSPLVPLRVPLGSFSNIRTGDCVVTFSRAEIYRMKKQIEAGGKHRCSVVYGSLPPETRTRQATMFNDASSDSDVLVASDAIGMGLNLNISRIIFSTLRKFDGVEIRDLTVPEIKQIAGRAGRYKSKFSVGEVTCLEADDLPLLHSSLDAPSPVLERAGLFPNFDLLYMYSRLHPKHGLHEILEHFLDNAKLSEHYFIANCEEMLKVAALIDTLPLSLHDKYLFCISPVDMDDDISSQGLTQFATNYSKNGLVRLREIFTPGALKVPKSHTALKELESIHKVLDLYVWLSYRLEESFPDRELAASQKAICSMLIEEFLERLGWQRPRTKRLTQNSKLISLISRETRQHF
- the LOC132047003 gene encoding ATP-dependent RNA helicase SUV3, mitochondrial isoform X2; amino-acid sequence: MASLLFRRKLSPVSISRGVEYYLLPWNMENEASFGICDCLRQFSSSTAARKVDFTDLTHPHTWYPQARKKNRNVFLHVGPTNSGKTYYALKQLESSSSGAYCGPLRLLAWEVAKRLNKSNVPCDLITGQEREEVEGARHKSVTVEMADVASDYDCAIIDEIQMIGCRSRGFSFTRALLGLAANELHLCGDAAAVPLVQEILKVTGDTVKIQYYERLSPLVPLRVPLGSFSNIRTGDCVVTFSRAEIYRMKKQIEAGGKHRCSVVYGSLPPETRTRQATMFNDASSDSDVLVASDAIGMGLNLNISRIIFSTLRKFDGVEIRDLTVPEIKQIAGRAGRYKSKFSVGEVTCLEADDLPLLHSSLDAPSPVLERAGLFPNFDLLYMYSRLHPKHGLHEILEHFLDNAKLSEHYFIANCEEMLKVAALIDTLPLSLHDKYLFCISPVDMDDDISSQGLTQFATNYSKNGLVRLREIFTPGALKVPKSHTALKELESIHKVLDLYVWLSYRLEESFPDRELAASQKAICSMLIEEFLERLGWQRPRTKRLTQNSKLISLISRETRQHF